The proteins below come from a single Thermopolyspora flexuosa genomic window:
- a CDS encoding alkaline phosphatase D family protein: protein MSAELVVGPMTRYADATRVSIWVETSEPCTVTVEAGQVRGEERTFTVHGHHYAIVDLDGLRRAVPYTVALDGVRVWPRDDGTPPSLARPVAEARRLLFGSCRTSVPHDARHVLSHGVDVLGAYGRRLRETPEDEWPAMLLLLGDQVYADEPSEAMLEFIRARRDGEPRDEVADFEDYAELYRQAWTDPDMRWLLSTLPTAMIFDDHDVRDDWNTSAAWRAEMAKVEWWPRRIVAALGAYYVYQHLGNLSPEERAADPVYAELRSGDGDRGAVLDAYAARADAEPAAVRWSHARDIGRVRLLVLDTRAARVLDPGARRMLDDEEWEWATGQLTGDVDHLVVCSSIPVLLPSGIHHVEAWNEALADGAWGPRVARWSERLRQAIDLEHWAAFRRSFEALTRRLAEVADGAHGAPPATILLLSGDVHYSYLAKARRRPIYQIVCSPIRNPLSRTLRLANVVASFGVAGLAGGLLARLARLPRPPYRWKIVKGPWFHNAVGTLDLAGREATVRWHTAGPATDTVSEIAEARLAPGRVRPASRRAVPRG, encoded by the coding sequence ATGAGCGCGGAACTCGTCGTCGGCCCCATGACGCGGTACGCCGACGCCACCCGCGTCTCCATCTGGGTGGAGACGAGCGAGCCGTGCACGGTCACCGTCGAGGCCGGGCAGGTGCGCGGTGAGGAGCGCACGTTCACCGTGCACGGCCACCACTACGCGATCGTCGATCTCGACGGGCTGCGCCGGGCCGTGCCGTACACGGTGGCGCTCGACGGCGTGCGGGTCTGGCCGCGGGACGACGGGACGCCGCCGAGCCTCGCCCGGCCGGTGGCCGAGGCGCGGCGGCTGCTGTTCGGCTCGTGCCGGACCAGCGTGCCGCACGACGCGCGGCACGTGCTGTCCCACGGGGTGGACGTGCTCGGCGCGTACGGCCGGCGGCTGCGCGAGACCCCCGAGGACGAGTGGCCCGCCATGCTGCTTCTGCTCGGTGACCAGGTGTACGCGGACGAGCCGTCGGAGGCGATGCTCGAGTTCATCCGGGCCCGCCGGGACGGCGAGCCGCGCGACGAGGTCGCCGACTTCGAGGACTACGCCGAGCTGTACCGGCAGGCGTGGACCGACCCGGACATGCGCTGGCTGCTGTCCACCCTCCCCACGGCGATGATCTTCGACGACCACGACGTGCGGGACGACTGGAACACCAGCGCGGCCTGGCGGGCCGAGATGGCGAAGGTGGAGTGGTGGCCCCGCCGCATCGTCGCGGCGCTCGGGGCCTACTACGTCTACCAGCACCTCGGCAACCTGTCCCCGGAGGAGCGGGCCGCCGACCCGGTGTACGCCGAGCTGCGCTCCGGCGACGGCGACCGGGGCGCGGTGCTCGACGCGTACGCCGCGCGCGCCGACGCCGAACCGGCGGCCGTGCGGTGGAGCCACGCCCGCGACATCGGGCGGGTGCGCCTGCTCGTGCTCGACACCCGCGCCGCCCGGGTGCTCGACCCCGGGGCGCGGCGCATGCTCGACGACGAGGAGTGGGAGTGGGCGACCGGGCAGCTGACCGGGGACGTGGACCACCTGGTGGTCTGCTCCTCGATCCCGGTGCTGCTGCCGAGCGGCATCCACCACGTGGAGGCGTGGAACGAGGCCCTCGCCGACGGGGCGTGGGGCCCGCGGGTCGCCCGCTGGTCCGAGCGGCTGCGGCAGGCGATCGACCTGGAGCACTGGGCCGCGTTCCGCCGCTCGTTCGAGGCGCTGACCCGGCGGCTCGCCGAGGTCGCCGACGGTGCCCATGGCGCGCCGCCCGCCACGATCCTGCTGCTCTCGGGCGATGTGCACTACTCGTACCTCGCCAAGGCGCGCCGCCGCCCGATCTACCAGATCGTCTGCTCGCCGATCCGCAACCCGCTCAGCCGCACGCTGCGCCTCGCCAACGTGGTCGCCTCGTTCGGGGTGGCGGGCCTGGCCGGCGGGCTGCTCGCCCGGCTCGCGCGGCTGCCCCGCCCGCCGTACCGGTGGAAGATCGTCAAGGGCCCGTGGTTCCACAACGCGGTCGGCACGCTCGACCTGGCCGGCCGGGAGGCGACCGTGCGCTGGCACACCGCCGGGCCCGCCACGGACACGGTCAGCGAGATCGCCGAGGCCCGGCTCGCCCCCGGCCGGGTACGGCCCGCGTCCCGGCGGGCCGTACCACGCGGCTGA
- a CDS encoding flavin reductase family protein, giving the protein MTPSQLAFSAREFRDALGHFASGVTVVAAVRDGVPFGLTCQSFYSVSLDPPLVSFSVGVASASYPHIRAAGAFCVNVLSHTQQEVSNRFARSGGDKWRGVAWRPTAAGNPVIEGVHTWIDCELEAEYRAGDHYIVIGRVRELSPPPGQADRPLLYYRGRYHTFA; this is encoded by the coding sequence ATGACACCATCCCAGCTCGCCTTCTCGGCGCGGGAGTTCCGCGACGCGCTCGGCCACTTCGCCTCCGGGGTGACCGTGGTGGCCGCGGTCCGGGACGGCGTGCCGTTCGGGCTCACCTGCCAGTCGTTCTACAGCGTCTCCCTCGACCCGCCGCTGGTGTCGTTCTCGGTCGGGGTGGCCTCGGCCAGCTACCCGCACATCCGCGCGGCCGGCGCGTTCTGCGTGAACGTGCTCTCGCACACCCAGCAGGAGGTGTCGAACCGGTTCGCCCGCAGCGGCGGGGACAAGTGGCGCGGGGTCGCCTGGCGGCCCACCGCGGCCGGGAACCCGGTCATCGAGGGCGTGCACACCTGGATCGACTGCGAGCTGGAGGCCGAGTACCGGGCCGGCGACCACTACATCGTGATCGGCCGGGTACGGGAGCTGAGCCCGCCGCCCGGGCAGGCCGACCGGCCGCTGCTCTACTACCGGGGGAGGTACCACACCTTCGCGTAG
- a CDS encoding ABC transporter permease produces MRRLARALPPGLLLVAVLAGWELYVTGAGVSSLVVPSPSRIAAAIAANHADLAHHALVTIMEAFLGFALGNLVAIGCAVAFTYSGLLRAGAYPLVLALQAVPLVAIAPILVLWLGPGVPSKVLLAAFLAYTVTLVNLVRGLASAEAATLELLHTLNASRRQELVHVRFPAALPYLFTGLKLGASAAIVAAIAAEYIGALQGLGYLIHDTRARLDNEYLWAAVVVAAVIGLASFGLVVLAERWAMPWRRGLEET; encoded by the coding sequence ATGAGGCGTCTCGCCCGCGCGCTGCCGCCGGGGCTGCTGCTCGTTGCGGTGCTCGCCGGCTGGGAGCTGTACGTCACCGGGGCGGGCGTGAGCAGCCTGGTCGTGCCGTCGCCGTCGCGCATCGCCGCCGCGATCGCGGCGAACCACGCCGACCTCGCCCACCACGCCCTCGTGACGATCATGGAGGCGTTCCTGGGGTTCGCGCTCGGCAACCTGGTGGCGATCGGGTGCGCGGTCGCGTTCACCTACTCCGGGCTGCTGCGCGCCGGGGCCTACCCGCTCGTGCTCGCCCTCCAGGCGGTGCCGCTGGTGGCGATCGCGCCGATCCTCGTGCTGTGGCTGGGGCCCGGCGTGCCGTCGAAGGTGCTGCTCGCCGCGTTCCTCGCCTACACCGTCACCCTCGTCAACCTGGTGCGCGGCCTCGCCTCGGCCGAGGCCGCCACGCTGGAGCTGCTGCACACGCTCAACGCCTCGCGGCGGCAGGAGCTGGTCCACGTGCGGTTCCCGGCCGCCCTGCCGTACCTGTTCACCGGGCTCAAGCTCGGCGCGTCCGCGGCGATCGTCGCGGCGATCGCCGCCGAGTACATCGGCGCGCTGCAGGGGCTCGGCTACCTCATCCACGACACCCGGGCCCGGCTCGACAACGAGTACCTGTGGGCCGCGGTCGTGGTCGCCGCGGTCATCGGACTGGCGTCGTTCGGCCTCGTCGTGCTCGCCGAGCGGTGGGCGATGCCGTGGCGGCGCGGACTGGAGGAGACATGA
- a CDS encoding ABC transporter permease, whose product MSRVGRRIRDGAGGMRAPLAFLAAALLLWQVVTSTGLVKFYVLPAPSTVLEAMARYAPTIAEESLATLTVALAGFGLGTVAAIAVAMTLTYARLVRDAVYPLLLALRALPFIAIIPILVVIMGTGYEPRITVCALSTFLTTLVNLMRGLRSADAEVEELMHTLNATGMQRLLKVRAYAARPYLLAALRISASSCVIEATVAEWITGDSGLGYLVQISGYTFQIGLMWAAIVVASALTLGLVGIITLVERVAMPWVPRGGVGAAARQGGAA is encoded by the coding sequence ATGAGCCGGGTCGGACGGAGAATCCGCGACGGCGCGGGCGGCATGCGCGCCCCGCTGGCCTTCCTCGCCGCCGCCCTGCTGCTGTGGCAGGTGGTGACGAGCACCGGGCTGGTGAAGTTCTACGTGCTGCCCGCGCCGAGCACGGTCCTTGAGGCGATGGCGCGGTACGCCCCCACGATCGCCGAGGAGAGCCTGGCGACGCTCACCGTCGCGCTCGCCGGGTTCGGGCTCGGCACCGTGGCGGCGATCGCGGTGGCGATGACGCTCACCTACGCGCGGCTGGTCCGGGACGCGGTGTACCCGCTGCTGCTCGCGCTGCGCGCGCTGCCGTTCATCGCGATCATCCCGATCCTCGTGGTGATCATGGGCACCGGGTACGAGCCGCGGATCACGGTCTGCGCGCTCAGCACCTTCCTCACCACGCTCGTCAACCTCATGCGCGGGCTGCGCTCCGCCGACGCCGAGGTGGAGGAGCTCATGCACACGCTCAACGCGACCGGCATGCAGCGGCTGCTCAAGGTCCGGGCCTACGCGGCCCGGCCGTACCTGCTGGCGGCGCTGCGCATCTCGGCCTCGTCGTGCGTGATCGAGGCCACCGTCGCCGAGTGGATCACCGGCGACAGCGGCCTCGGCTACCTCGTGCAGATCTCCGGATACACCTTCCAGATCGGGCTGATGTGGGCGGCGATCGTCGTCGCCTCCGCGCTCACCCTCGGGCTGGTCGGGATCATCACGCTCGTGGAGCGGGTCGCCATGCCGTGGGTGCCCCGCGGCGGGGTCGGCGCCGCCGCCCGGCAGGGAGGTGCGGCATGA
- a CDS encoding ABC transporter ATP-binding protein, which translates to MADRRHREGIVVRGLTMTYERRGITTTAVADCDLVVPKGSWASLLGPSGCGKSTLLKILADIVKPTSGLVTMDELTPAEARAARIFALVSQQSTMLPWRRLAENVELGLELAGIPKRERRARAREAIELVGLSGFEKAYPHELSGGMRQRAAIARALTLRPKFLLMDEPFGALDEITRERLNFELIQILEESGATLLLVTHSVSEAVILSDQVAVMSPRPGRIVHLASLPFGHHRTPALRDDPRFAAAERELRRALGNGHEVPPVRIAPEPEPDPALLAG; encoded by the coding sequence GTGGCTGACCGGCGTCACCGAGAGGGCATCGTCGTCCGCGGCCTCACCATGACCTACGAGCGGCGGGGCATCACCACCACGGCCGTGGCGGACTGCGACCTGGTCGTGCCGAAGGGGTCCTGGGCCTCGCTGCTCGGCCCCTCCGGCTGCGGCAAGTCCACCCTGCTGAAGATCCTCGCCGACATCGTCAAGCCCACCAGCGGCCTGGTCACCATGGACGAGCTGACCCCGGCGGAGGCCCGCGCCGCGCGGATCTTCGCCCTCGTGTCCCAGCAGTCGACCATGCTGCCATGGCGGCGGCTCGCCGAGAACGTCGAGCTCGGGCTCGAGCTCGCCGGGATCCCCAAGCGGGAGCGGCGGGCCCGGGCCCGGGAGGCGATCGAGCTGGTCGGGCTGTCCGGGTTCGAGAAGGCCTACCCGCACGAGCTGTCCGGCGGCATGCGGCAGCGCGCCGCGATCGCCCGGGCGCTCACGTTGCGGCCGAAGTTCCTGCTCATGGACGAGCCGTTCGGCGCGCTCGACGAGATCACCCGGGAGCGGCTCAACTTCGAGCTCATCCAGATCCTCGAGGAGAGCGGGGCGACGCTGCTGCTCGTCACCCACTCGGTGTCCGAGGCGGTGATCCTGTCCGACCAGGTCGCGGTGATGTCGCCGCGGCCCGGCCGGATCGTGCACCTCGCCTCGCTGCCGTTCGGCCACCACCGCACCCCCGCGCTGCGCGACGACCCGCGGTTCGCCGCGGCCGAACGCGAGCTGCGCCGGGCGCTCGGCAACGGCCACGAGGTCCCGCCGGTCCGCATCGCGCCGGAGCCGGAGCCGGACCCGGCGCTGCTGGCGGGCTGA
- a CDS encoding LLM class flavin-dependent oxidoreductase, which produces MTMTTVHAPVGLLYQMWEVREEATADLVRRAYEEFAFAEELGYDSVWVGEHHNVQDAPFYGRIPVPELLLARVAATTTRLRLGTGVKVLPGVPPQRSAEEMCLLDLVTDGRAEIGIGQGTAGPHDEESRRRRQARFREALGEILMLLRGDTSTGLPLLNVGPAPHLVERMWAACRDDASIEYIAEQGLNFVVGQAEVAEAQARYVARYRAAGGTGRVRGVRAVFIAEDRADAFARFESAFETYYAQIGRGRYAADATAAGLLPAQAVTLDERMRRACVIVGDPDDVAAGLREYLEVTGVDQLDLLVQFPGLAPEPTRRTLELFQRHVRPALAEVGGRG; this is translated from the coding sequence ATGACCATGACGACCGTCCACGCCCCGGTGGGCCTGCTCTACCAGATGTGGGAGGTGCGCGAGGAGGCCACCGCCGACCTGGTCCGGCGCGCCTACGAGGAGTTCGCCTTCGCCGAGGAGCTCGGCTACGACTCGGTGTGGGTCGGCGAGCACCACAACGTCCAGGACGCCCCGTTCTACGGCCGCATCCCGGTGCCGGAGCTGCTGCTCGCCCGGGTCGCCGCGACCACCACCAGGCTGCGGCTCGGCACCGGCGTGAAGGTGCTGCCCGGCGTGCCGCCGCAGCGCAGCGCCGAGGAGATGTGCCTGCTCGACCTGGTGACCGACGGCCGCGCCGAGATCGGCATCGGCCAGGGCACCGCCGGGCCGCACGACGAGGAGTCCCGGCGGCGCAGGCAGGCGAGATTCCGCGAGGCGCTCGGCGAGATCCTCATGCTGCTGCGCGGCGACACCTCCACCGGCCTGCCGCTGCTCAACGTCGGCCCCGCGCCGCACCTGGTGGAGCGCATGTGGGCGGCGTGCCGCGACGACGCCTCCATCGAGTACATCGCCGAGCAGGGCCTCAACTTCGTGGTCGGGCAGGCCGAGGTCGCCGAGGCGCAGGCCCGCTACGTGGCCCGCTACCGCGCCGCCGGGGGCACCGGCCGGGTGCGCGGGGTGCGCGCGGTGTTCATCGCCGAGGACCGCGCCGACGCGTTCGCCCGGTTCGAGAGCGCCTTCGAGACCTACTACGCCCAGATCGGCCGCGGCCGGTACGCGGCGGACGCCACCGCCGCCGGCCTGCTGCCCGCGCAGGCGGTCACCCTCGACGAGCGCATGCGCCGCGCCTGCGTGATCGTCGGCGACCCGGACGACGTCGCCGCCGGGCTGCGCGAGTACCTGGAGGTGACCGGCGTGGACCAGCTCGACCTGCTCGTCCAGTTCCCCGGCCTCGCGCCCGAGCCGACCCGCCGCACCCTGGAGCTGTTCCAGCGGCACGTACGGCCGGCGCTGGCGGAGGTGGGCGGCCGTGGCTGA
- a CDS encoding ABC transporter substrate-binding protein, which produces MRLRPSALWSAAVAATLALVTSACGSASQQAEPATSAESSASLTIGLNYVGTVEHFAPYYALKEGLYEKAGLDVTIKPGGDTPPSTLLAAGQVDVAVMDTLSTITAADKGADFVAIATEYQQTPTSMTCRKDSGVSKPADLAGKTLGLKQAANIYLPAILSTIGVTKDQIKIVPIGGQDVSMIIAGQVDCMFSSFAFNEPRSIEMAGVPVTVFPLGDLGIPSQGNTYVTTRAIYDDPAKRAVLVKWIGAIAEAYEVLLRDPEAGARYMVDNAFTTGLDLDQQIYQSKTQASYIATEYTAANGLLALNPEAWEKVAQVAKDLGLTSSLVDTKPLIGDLSKEAGTAKL; this is translated from the coding sequence ATGCGCCTACGCCCCTCCGCGCTGTGGTCCGCGGCCGTGGCCGCGACCCTCGCCCTCGTCACCTCCGCCTGCGGCTCCGCCTCCCAGCAGGCGGAGCCCGCCACATCCGCCGAGTCGTCCGCCTCACTGACCATCGGCCTCAACTACGTCGGCACCGTCGAGCACTTCGCCCCCTACTACGCCCTCAAGGAGGGCCTGTACGAGAAGGCCGGGCTCGACGTCACCATCAAGCCGGGCGGCGACACCCCGCCGTCCACCCTGCTCGCCGCAGGGCAGGTGGACGTCGCGGTGATGGACACGCTCAGCACCATCACCGCGGCGGACAAGGGCGCCGACTTCGTCGCGATCGCCACCGAGTACCAGCAGACCCCCACCTCGATGACCTGCCGCAAGGACTCCGGGGTGAGCAAGCCCGCCGACCTGGCGGGCAAGACCCTCGGCCTGAAGCAGGCGGCGAACATCTACCTGCCCGCGATCCTCTCCACGATCGGCGTCACCAAGGACCAGATAAAGATCGTGCCGATCGGCGGCCAGGACGTCAGCATGATCATCGCCGGTCAGGTGGACTGCATGTTCTCCTCGTTCGCGTTCAACGAGCCGCGGTCCATCGAGATGGCGGGCGTGCCGGTCACCGTCTTCCCGCTCGGCGACCTCGGCATCCCCTCGCAGGGCAACACCTACGTGACCACCCGCGCGATCTACGACGACCCGGCCAAGCGCGCCGTCCTCGTCAAGTGGATCGGCGCGATCGCCGAGGCGTACGAGGTGCTGCTGCGCGACCCGGAGGCCGGGGCCAGGTACATGGTCGACAACGCGTTCACCACCGGGCTCGACCTCGACCAGCAGATCTACCAGTCCAAGACCCAGGCGTCCTACATCGCCACCGAGTACACCGCCGCGAACGGCCTGCTCGCCCTCAACCCCGAGGCATGGGAGAAGGTCGCCCAGGTGGCCAAGGACCTCGGCCTCACCTCGAGCCTCGTCGACACGAAGCCGCTCATCGGCGACCTGTCCAAAGAGGCCGGCACCGCCAAGCTCTGA
- a CDS encoding acetamidase/formamidase family protein: MTLDSVIHADPPAHPGRERRPPASPAADLRPFAVLQAGDGVPPGTAYLSATPGSVLWGRLPGPEDPPVLRVAPGEPVVIDTVSHEGILEDQGRDPVAFMARYGIGADLVLRDAIDVARTVPHRAGDGPHVVLGPIAVTGARPGDMLAVRIEDLRPRLPYGFVSSRHGRGALPGEMPEGPGSTFVLCTAGDGPDGPVGCIGTPAGTIRFPLGFFLGVIGVVRAGRGRPSSIPPGWHGGNLDISLLTAGSTLFLPVQVPDALVYVGDPHYAQGDGEVALTAFEAPLRATLRFDLVPAGAAEHMGVLYGETDDLLIPVGLDEDLDRAMTACVRNGLDLLTSRYPLDRATAYAYLSVAADFAVSQVVDQVKGVHGRIRKADLAALLDSGTPATPAPVRPFPPPKAL, translated from the coding sequence GTGACTCTCGACAGCGTGATCCACGCCGATCCGCCCGCGCACCCCGGGCGCGAGCGGCGGCCGCCCGCTTCCCCGGCGGCCGACCTCCGCCCGTTCGCGGTGCTGCAGGCCGGGGACGGCGTCCCACCCGGTACCGCCTACCTCAGCGCGACCCCCGGCTCGGTGCTCTGGGGCCGGCTGCCCGGCCCCGAGGACCCGCCGGTGCTGCGCGTCGCCCCCGGCGAGCCGGTGGTGATCGACACGGTGAGCCACGAGGGCATCCTGGAGGACCAGGGGCGGGACCCGGTCGCGTTCATGGCCCGTTACGGCATCGGCGCCGACCTGGTGCTGCGGGACGCGATCGACGTGGCGCGCACCGTGCCGCACCGGGCGGGGGACGGGCCGCACGTGGTGCTCGGCCCGATCGCGGTGACCGGGGCACGGCCCGGCGACATGCTCGCCGTACGCATCGAGGACCTGCGCCCCCGGCTGCCCTACGGGTTCGTCTCCAGCCGGCACGGCCGCGGCGCCCTGCCGGGGGAGATGCCCGAAGGGCCGGGATCCACCTTCGTGCTGTGCACCGCGGGCGACGGCCCGGACGGCCCGGTCGGGTGCATCGGTACCCCGGCCGGCACGATCCGGTTCCCCCTCGGCTTCTTCCTCGGCGTCATCGGCGTCGTCCGGGCCGGCAGGGGCCGCCCCAGCTCGATCCCGCCCGGGTGGCACGGCGGCAACCTCGACATCAGCCTGCTCACCGCAGGCTCGACGCTGTTCCTGCCGGTGCAGGTGCCCGACGCGCTGGTGTACGTCGGGGACCCGCACTACGCGCAGGGCGACGGCGAGGTGGCGCTCACCGCGTTCGAGGCCCCGCTGCGGGCCACCCTGCGCTTCGACCTCGTCCCCGCCGGGGCCGCCGAGCACATGGGCGTGCTCTACGGGGAGACCGACGACCTGCTCATCCCGGTGGGCCTCGACGAGGACCTCGACCGGGCGATGACGGCCTGCGTCCGCAACGGCCTCGACCTGCTGACCAGCCGGTACCCGCTGGACCGCGCCACCGCCTACGCCTACCTCAGCGTGGCGGCGGACTTCGCGGTCTCCCAGGTGGTGGACCAGGTCAAGGGCGTGCACGGCCGGATCCGCAAGGCCGACCTCGCCGCCCTGCTCGACTCCGGCACGCCGGCCACGCCGGCGCCCGTCCGCCCCTTCCCCCCGCCGAAAGCCCTGTGA
- a CDS encoding helix-turn-helix domain-containing protein — protein MTAGRRSRRRRRPARTRGMLALHEIDGLEADEALQAVVTRVARRMGTEVATLYAYDPDRERLVLAATHGLARSAIGFVTLALGEGISGEAALRRSPVAAADVGRDPQFKIIPGFDQSRYRSILAVPVSHRGELLGVLNVQTVAPREYGPADRDLLCRLADEVARHLARTGRDGHLALRLRGPTLLSTLSGMVAASGGRTEVCVRVLAELAVVLPEADTAIALSPGRHDAEPVLIAPDGGSDVHPDLAAALHGGPPAAEDAVLVLPLGRDGDRHGLLALRSAKGAGSWRDPAVRHYLESVAEQLGLALERLPDPAAAPAAAPEPERSTGEPGLYDRLVAVVLDDRGLEALVAEASAACGTWFGVVDCFGTPLAGTVDGEVSAELPLHPAESPPGRLLVGPAPPPEDDLAVIAHVVALELAKWKAAFEVESRLRGDVLDLLLSDDADPREALPRASLVGLNLARPYRPVWFGYAGEGEDGALAARSRAEIVRRALGEPPQVVLFQRPHGILALVDEAVGDVEARARAAARHLAAVLRGRAVGVGCGTPVVWPDGFRAAVRRAELASDLGRRLGHPGPVDVGRLGVYGLLLELDETAWRAFVTEQLGPLLDHDAATGGELVRTLEAYHCLRGGLRAVADALFVHVNTLKYRLARIDALTGGRFSSPSGRFQMYLALYALRLLEPERPSLLADEAVAGLPPATHGPDGPGAR, from the coding sequence ATGACCGCAGGACGTCGCTCGCGCCGGCGGCGACGGCCCGCCCGCACGCGGGGCATGCTGGCCCTGCACGAGATCGACGGCCTCGAGGCCGACGAGGCCCTCCAGGCCGTCGTCACCCGGGTCGCCCGCCGCATGGGCACCGAGGTCGCCACCCTGTACGCCTACGATCCCGACCGGGAACGCCTCGTGCTCGCCGCGACGCACGGGCTCGCCCGGTCGGCGATCGGCTTCGTCACCCTCGCGCTGGGGGAGGGGATCAGCGGCGAGGCGGCCCTGCGCCGCTCCCCGGTGGCCGCCGCCGACGTCGGGCGCGACCCCCAGTTCAAGATCATCCCCGGGTTCGACCAGAGCCGCTACCGGTCCATCCTCGCGGTGCCGGTGAGCCACCGCGGCGAGCTGCTCGGCGTGCTCAACGTGCAGACCGTCGCCCCCCGCGAGTACGGCCCGGCCGACCGTGACCTGCTGTGCCGCCTGGCCGACGAGGTCGCCCGGCACCTCGCCCGCACCGGCCGCGACGGCCATCTCGCCCTGCGGCTGCGCGGCCCCACCCTGCTGTCCACGCTCAGCGGCATGGTCGCCGCCTCCGGCGGCCGCACCGAGGTGTGCGTACGGGTGCTCGCCGAGCTCGCCGTCGTGCTGCCCGAGGCCGACACCGCGATCGCGCTGTCCCCCGGGCGGCATGACGCCGAGCCGGTGCTCATCGCCCCCGACGGCGGCAGCGACGTGCACCCGGACCTCGCCGCCGCGCTGCACGGCGGCCCGCCCGCCGCCGAGGACGCGGTGCTCGTGCTGCCGCTCGGCCGCGACGGCGACCGGCACGGCCTGCTCGCCCTGCGCTCCGCCAAGGGCGCGGGGAGCTGGCGGGACCCGGCGGTCCGGCACTACCTGGAAAGCGTCGCCGAGCAGCTCGGCCTCGCCCTGGAACGGCTGCCCGACCCCGCCGCCGCGCCCGCCGCGGCCCCCGAGCCGGAACGCTCCACCGGCGAGCCCGGCCTCTACGACCGGCTCGTCGCGGTCGTGCTCGACGACCGCGGCCTGGAGGCGCTCGTCGCCGAGGCGAGCGCCGCCTGCGGCACCTGGTTCGGCGTCGTCGACTGCTTCGGCACCCCGCTCGCCGGCACGGTCGACGGCGAGGTCTCGGCCGAGCTGCCGCTGCACCCGGCCGAGTCGCCGCCGGGCCGCCTGCTCGTCGGCCCCGCCCCGCCGCCCGAGGACGACCTCGCGGTCATCGCGCACGTGGTCGCGCTCGAGCTCGCCAAGTGGAAGGCCGCCTTCGAGGTGGAGTCCCGGCTCCGCGGCGACGTGCTCGACCTGCTGCTGTCCGACGACGCCGACCCGCGCGAGGCGCTGCCCCGGGCGAGCCTGGTGGGCCTCAACCTCGCCCGGCCGTACCGGCCGGTGTGGTTCGGCTACGCGGGGGAGGGCGAGGACGGCGCGCTCGCCGCCCGCAGCCGGGCCGAGATCGTGCGCCGCGCGCTCGGCGAGCCGCCGCAGGTGGTGCTCTTCCAGCGCCCGCACGGCATCCTCGCCCTCGTCGACGAGGCCGTCGGCGACGTCGAGGCCCGCGCGCGGGCCGCCGCGCGCCACCTCGCCGCCGTGCTGCGCGGCAGGGCGGTCGGCGTCGGCTGCGGCACCCCGGTCGTCTGGCCGGACGGCTTCCGCGCCGCGGTACGGCGGGCCGAGCTCGCCTCCGACCTGGGGCGGCGGCTCGGCCACCCGGGCCCGGTGGACGTCGGCCGCCTCGGCGTGTACGGCCTGCTGCTCGAGCTCGACGAGACCGCCTGGCGCGCGTTCGTCACCGAGCAGCTCGGCCCGCTGCTCGACCACGACGCGGCCACCGGCGGCGAGCTGGTGCGCACCCTGGAGGCGTACCACTGCCTGCGCGGCGGCCTGCGCGCCGTGGCCGACGCGCTGTTCGTGCACGTCAACACGCTCAAGTACCGGCTGGCCCGGATCGACGCGCTCACCGGCGGCCGGTTCTCCTCACCGAGCGGCCGCTTCCAGATGTACCTGGCGCTGTACGCGCTGCGCCTGCTCGAGCCCGAGCGGCCGAGCCTCCTCGCGGACGAGGCCGTGGCGGGCCTGCCGCCCGCCACGCACGGCCCCGACGGCCCCGGCGCCCGGTGA
- a CDS encoding SelT/SelW/SelH family protein, giving the protein MDKPMITITYCVPCDYLPRALWQAGELLRPLAESVSGLTLVPGTGGVYDVALGDTTLFSKAEEGRFPEVGELLEAAFKLLN; this is encoded by the coding sequence ATGGACAAGCCGATGATCACCATCACGTACTGCGTCCCGTGCGACTACCTGCCGCGGGCGCTCTGGCAGGCGGGCGAGCTGCTCCGGCCGCTCGCCGAGTCGGTCTCCGGGCTCACCCTCGTCCCCGGCACCGGGGGCGTCTACGACGTGGCGCTCGGGGACACCACCCTGTTCTCCAAGGCCGAGGAGGGCCGCTTCCCGGAGGTCGGCGAGCTGCTCGAGGCCGCCTTCAAGCTGCTCAACTGA